A stretch of Campylobacter showae DNA encodes these proteins:
- a CDS encoding thiol:disulfide interchange protein DsbA/DsbL, with product MNLLSKFSKGFLAVAMFGAISAAAFTEGEDYVKLQKPLPVEQNTLVKVFSYACPFCYKYDKTVTPKVVEKVAGLKYVPFHLKTKGEYGEAASKIFAVLVVMDEEKGVSLLDENSLFKKAKFAYYKAYHDQKQRWSDGKDEAAFLKTGLDAAGISEADYQKKLEDPKVAELLKKWDESYDVAKIQGVPAFVVNGKYLIMTKSISSIDGMAQLVEELLKK from the coding sequence ATGAATCTACTTTCTAAATTTAGCAAAGGCTTTCTAGCCGTAGCGATGTTTGGCGCCATAAGCGCAGCCGCGTTTACCGAGGGCGAGGACTACGTAAAGCTGCAAAAACCGCTGCCTGTGGAGCAAAACACGCTGGTTAAGGTCTTTAGCTACGCATGCCCGTTTTGCTACAAATACGACAAAACCGTCACGCCGAAGGTCGTAGAAAAGGTCGCAGGGCTAAAATACGTGCCGTTTCATCTAAAAACCAAGGGCGAATACGGCGAGGCAGCGAGTAAAATTTTTGCCGTTTTGGTCGTGATGGATGAGGAAAAGGGCGTGAGCCTGCTAGATGAAAACTCGCTGTTTAAAAAGGCAAAATTTGCCTACTACAAGGCCTATCACGATCAAAAGCAGCGCTGGAGCGACGGCAAGGACGAGGCTGCGTTTTTAAAGACGGGGCTTGATGCGGCGGGCATTAGCGAAGCGGATTATCAAAAGAAGCTAGAAGATCCGAAAGTCGCCGAACTGCTTAAAAAATGGGACGAGAGCTACGACGTAGCCAAGATCCAAGGCGTGCCGGCCTTCGTCGTAAACGGCAAATACCTCATCATGACGAAGTCCATCAGCTCCATTGACGGAATGGCGCAGCTAGTAGAAGAGCTGCTCAAAAAATAG
- a CDS encoding aryl-sulfate sulfotransferase has product MKRTLSSLALAAALLGGLSTAALAIGGPSGAHIDYGIPGKIGEVVVNPYDIAPLTAVIKNGGYTLANAKVTIVPKPGGQVISYKVADKHLRTHGGIPVFGLYPDYQNTVEVEYDKIYKGQTEHVKESYKIYAPAIYLESSGMPSQKGALFDKIEVIKAPSAKFANRLYYVNNFVNKTGKGTKVVWNNPAGGAIEWNYSPNNFILDTKGEVRWYLEPSKIYDLKQPFSAGVMMGFKQNDDGAMTWGYGQRYAKYDIMGREIFNRELPASYNDFSHSMDVAQNGHYFLRAANANYKRADGKNVRTVRDVIVEVDRDGNVVDDFRLYEILDPYRDIVLKTLDQGAVCLNIDASKAGHTASTDELAAMDTNEKWGDIVGSGPGRNWAHVNSVDYDPSDDSIIISSRHQDAVIKIGRDKKVKWIMGAHKGWKDQFKGYLLQPVDKDGKKIVCEDEYSKCPGYESEKGGFDWQWTQHTAFRIDSKSKKGVVYLTVFDNGDTRGMEQPAMAGMKYSRAVVYKIDEKAKTVEQVWEYGKQRGSEWYSSVTSLAQYQDDLDSVMVYSAVAGMQFDIAKGRPVGVPSPHIDEFEWGAKEPSIEIKMTNAMGYQAFPFSLEKAFEK; this is encoded by the coding sequence ATGAAAAGAACTCTATCATCGCTCGCCCTAGCTGCGGCGTTACTCGGCGGTCTAAGCACGGCTGCACTTGCTATCGGCGGACCTAGCGGCGCGCACATAGACTACGGCATCCCGGGCAAAATCGGCGAAGTGGTCGTAAATCCGTACGACATCGCGCCTCTAACGGCGGTGATCAAAAACGGCGGCTACACGCTAGCAAACGCGAAAGTCACTATCGTGCCAAAACCGGGCGGTCAGGTTATCAGCTATAAAGTCGCCGACAAGCACCTGCGCACGCACGGCGGAATACCTGTTTTCGGACTTTACCCTGACTATCAAAATACCGTCGAGGTCGAGTACGATAAAATTTACAAGGGCCAAACCGAGCACGTAAAAGAAAGCTATAAAATTTACGCTCCGGCGATTTATCTAGAGAGCTCTGGCATGCCGTCTCAAAAGGGCGCGCTGTTTGATAAAATCGAAGTGATAAAGGCTCCGAGCGCGAAATTCGCTAACCGCCTCTACTACGTAAATAACTTCGTAAATAAAACCGGCAAGGGCACCAAAGTCGTGTGGAACAACCCGGCCGGCGGCGCGATCGAGTGGAACTACAGCCCCAATAACTTCATCCTAGACACTAAAGGTGAAGTGCGCTGGTATCTGGAGCCGAGTAAAATTTACGACCTCAAGCAGCCGTTTAGCGCAGGCGTCATGATGGGCTTTAAGCAAAACGACGACGGCGCGATGACATGGGGTTACGGCCAAAGATACGCCAAATACGACATAATGGGACGCGAAATCTTTAACCGCGAGCTACCTGCGAGCTACAACGACTTCTCGCACTCTATGGACGTTGCGCAAAACGGGCATTATTTCCTCCGCGCGGCAAACGCCAACTATAAACGCGCCGACGGCAAAAACGTCCGCACCGTGCGCGACGTCATCGTCGAGGTTGATCGCGACGGCAACGTCGTGGATGATTTTAGGCTGTATGAAATCTTAGATCCGTACCGCGACATCGTGCTAAAAACTCTCGATCAGGGCGCCGTGTGCCTAAACATCGACGCTAGCAAGGCAGGCCACACCGCGAGCACGGACGAGCTAGCCGCGATGGATACGAACGAAAAATGGGGCGACATCGTGGGCTCGGGCCCTGGACGCAACTGGGCGCACGTAAATAGCGTGGATTATGATCCAAGCGACGATAGCATCATCATCTCCAGCCGCCACCAAGACGCCGTCATCAAGATCGGCCGCGACAAAAAAGTCAAATGGATAATGGGCGCGCATAAGGGCTGGAAGGATCAGTTTAAGGGCTACTTGCTCCAGCCGGTAGATAAAGACGGCAAAAAGATCGTCTGCGAGGACGAGTACTCAAAATGTCCGGGATATGAGAGCGAAAAGGGCGGATTTGACTGGCAGTGGACGCAGCACACGGCATTCCGCATCGATAGTAAGTCTAAAAAGGGCGTAGTGTATCTCACCGTCTTTGACAACGGCGACACCCGCGGCATGGAGCAGCCTGCGATGGCGGGTATGAAATACTCCCGCGCGGTCGTTTATAAAATCGACGAAAAAGCTAAAACCGTCGAGCAGGTCTGGGAGTACGGCAAACAGCGCGGCAGCGAGTGGTATAGCTCGGTCACTTCGCTAGCGCAGTATCAAGACGACCTTGATAGCGTGATGGTTTACTCGGCGGTTGCGGGTATGCAGTTTGACATCGCCAAAGGCCGCCCGGTCGGCGTGCCTAGCCCTCACATCGACGAGTTTGAATGGGGCGCAAAAGAGCCGTCAATCGAAATCAAAATGACTAACGCGATGGGCTATCAGGCGTTTCCGTTTAGCCTAGAAAAGGCGTTTGAGAAGTAA
- a CDS encoding DUF3737 family protein — MQKFVEQKFIGERAMFGAKDAEFERCGFAAGESPLKHGQNLCLKNCTFEWKYPLWYTKNVAVEDGFLMQMARAGIWYAQEVSFKDTLIQAPKSFRRCQNVRLENVNLTQAEETLWSCEDVEIKNVCARGDYFAMNCKNVRVYGLNLDGNYGFDGCKNLLVEDSKLLSKDAFWNCENVTVRNSFISGEYLAWNSKNVTFENCVIESLQGLCYVQNLVMRGCQTIDTTLAFEYSSVDVEILGGIASVKNPLSGVIKASEISEIIMDEECVDPVATRIILEK, encoded by the coding sequence ATGCAAAAATTTGTCGAGCAAAAATTTATCGGCGAGCGCGCGATGTTTGGCGCAAAGGACGCGGAGTTTGAGCGGTGCGGGTTCGCAGCGGGAGAGTCGCCGCTAAAGCACGGGCAAAATTTGTGCCTAAAAAACTGCACTTTCGAGTGGAAATATCCGTTATGGTACACTAAAAACGTCGCCGTAGAGGACGGATTTTTGATGCAGATGGCGCGCGCTGGCATCTGGTACGCGCAGGAGGTTAGCTTTAAAGATACGCTAATCCAGGCGCCAAAATCCTTTCGAAGGTGCCAAAACGTGAGGCTAGAAAACGTAAATTTGACCCAAGCCGAGGAGACACTGTGGAGCTGCGAGGATGTGGAGATAAAAAACGTCTGCGCGCGAGGGGATTATTTTGCGATGAACTGCAAAAACGTGCGCGTTTACGGGCTAAATTTGGACGGGAACTACGGCTTTGACGGCTGCAAAAACCTACTCGTCGAGGATAGCAAGTTGCTTAGCAAAGACGCCTTTTGGAACTGCGAGAACGTGACCGTGCGAAATAGCTTCATAAGCGGCGAATACCTCGCGTGGAACAGCAAAAACGTGACCTTTGAAAACTGCGTGATAGAAAGCCTGCAAGGGCTTTGCTACGTGCAAAATCTCGTGATGCGCGGCTGCCAGACGATAGATACCACGCTAGCCTTTGAATACTCAAGCGTGGACGTGGAAATTTTGGGCGGCATAGCTAGCGTGAAAAACCCGCTCTCAGGCGTGATAAAGGCAAGCGAGATAAGCGAAATTATAATGGACGAGGAGTGCGTAGATCCTGTCGCGACTAGGATAATTTTAGAAAAATAG
- the ilvE gene encoding branched-chain-amino-acid transaminase, with the protein MNPSEFIWMDGKLVKWEDAKVHVLTHSLHYANAVFEGTRAYMTDKGLAIFRLSDHTARLLKSAKMTILNVKYTQKELEDAQVELLRANKFKSNVYLRPIVYLGYGVMGLAHTKAPVNTAIAAWEWGAYLGEEGLKKGIRVKISSFAKLNVGGQMSRAKSSSNYLCSQMANYEAKEAGYDEALLLDSEGYISEGPGECFFIVEDGALVTPPNDSSLASITQDTVIKIAHDLDIEVRRERITRDRAYTADEAFFTGTAAEVTPISNIDNRVIGAGERGAVTKRLQDAYFDVVYGRNPKYASMLTYI; encoded by the coding sequence ATGAACCCTTCCGAATTTATCTGGATGGACGGAAAATTAGTCAAATGGGAGGACGCTAAAGTCCACGTTTTAACCCACTCGCTTCACTATGCAAACGCCGTATTTGAGGGCACGAGAGCCTATATGACGGATAAGGGCTTAGCGATATTTCGCTTGAGCGACCACACCGCGCGCCTACTAAAATCGGCCAAAATGACGATCCTAAATGTCAAATACACGCAAAAAGAGCTTGAAGACGCGCAGGTCGAGCTACTTCGCGCAAATAAATTTAAATCAAACGTCTATCTACGCCCGATCGTTTACCTAGGCTACGGCGTGATGGGTCTAGCTCACACCAAAGCTCCTGTAAATACCGCAATCGCTGCATGGGAGTGGGGCGCATATCTAGGCGAAGAGGGGCTAAAAAAGGGCATCCGCGTGAAAATTTCAAGCTTTGCCAAACTAAACGTCGGTGGTCAAATGAGCCGCGCAAAATCAAGCTCGAACTACCTCTGCTCGCAAATGGCAAACTACGAAGCCAAAGAGGCCGGCTACGACGAGGCGCTGCTGCTTGATAGTGAGGGCTACATCTCCGAGGGACCGGGCGAGTGCTTTTTCATTGTGGAAGACGGCGCGCTCGTCACTCCTCCAAACGACAGCAGCCTAGCTAGCATCACGCAAGACACCGTCATCAAAATCGCTCACGATCTAGACATCGAAGTGCGCAGAGAGCGCATCACCCGCGACCGCGCATACACTGCGGACGAGGCGTTTTTCACGGGTACGGCGGCCGAGGTCACTCCGATAAGCAACATCGACAACCGCGTGATCGGCGCGGGCGAGCGCGGCGCGGTAACCAAACGCCTACAAGACGCGTATTTTGATGTAGTTTATGGACGCAATCCAAAATACGCCTCGATGCTAACTTACATTTAA
- a CDS encoding SPFH domain-containing protein — MPADLNDYFNKKRGSGGGDDNGGESKGPKVNFKTPDFKGFGKISAFAYVIIALVAVIALTQPFVTINSGEVGIKSNLGKYDPSPMQPGLHFFIPFLQKVIVVDTRVRLINYTSGEDMGEAAQKYGAQAQAGIIRKNSISVLDARNLPVSIDITVQYRLNPENAPQTIASWGLSWENKIVDPVVRDVVRSIAGKYTAEELPTKRNDLATAIDEGIRKDIDAQPNKPVELLTVQLREIILPEKVKEQIERVQIAKQEAERTKYEVERANQEALKKAALAEGTAKAAIIEAQGRADAAKIEADAQAYANKEVAKSLDHNLLNLKQIETQAKFNEALRENKDAKIFLTPGGAVPNIWVDTKDKEKQSAITQ; from the coding sequence ATGCCAGCAGATTTGAACGATTATTTTAATAAAAAACGAGGCTCCGGCGGCGGAGACGATAACGGCGGCGAGAGCAAGGGCCCAAAAGTGAATTTTAAAACGCCTGATTTTAAAGGATTTGGCAAAATTTCGGCCTTTGCCTACGTCATCATCGCGCTCGTGGCAGTGATCGCGCTCACGCAGCCTTTCGTCACGATAAACTCGGGCGAAGTGGGCATCAAGTCAAATTTGGGTAAATATGACCCGTCTCCGATGCAGCCGGGACTGCACTTCTTTATCCCGTTCTTGCAAAAGGTCATCGTAGTCGATACGCGCGTGCGCCTCATCAACTACACTTCGGGCGAAGATATGGGCGAGGCGGCGCAAAAGTACGGCGCGCAGGCCCAAGCCGGTATCATCCGCAAAAACTCGATCTCCGTTTTGGACGCGAGAAACTTGCCTGTTAGCATCGACATCACGGTGCAGTACCGCCTAAATCCGGAAAATGCGCCTCAAACGATCGCGTCTTGGGGGCTTAGCTGGGAGAACAAGATCGTTGATCCCGTCGTGCGCGACGTCGTGCGCAGTATCGCAGGTAAATACACCGCCGAGGAGCTTCCGACAAAGCGAAATGACCTAGCGACGGCTATCGACGAGGGTATCCGCAAGGACATCGACGCACAGCCAAATAAACCAGTCGAACTACTAACCGTGCAGCTTCGCGAGATCATCCTACCTGAAAAGGTAAAAGAGCAGATCGAGCGCGTGCAAATCGCTAAACAAGAGGCCGAGCGAACCAAATACGAAGTAGAGCGCGCAAATCAAGAGGCGCTCAAAAAAGCAGCCCTCGCAGAAGGTACGGCCAAAGCTGCTATCATCGAGGCTCAGGGTCGCGCGGACGCCGCTAAGATCGAAGCCGACGCGCAGGCATACGCAAACAAAGAGGTCGCAAAAAGCCTCGATCACAATTTGCTAAATTTAAAGCAGATCGAAACGCAGGCCAAATTTAACGAGGCGTTGCGCGAAAATAAAGACGCGAAGATATTCTTAACGCCTGGTGGAGCGGTGCCGAATATCTGGGTGGATACGAAGGATAAAGAGAAGCAAAGCGCGATAACGCAATAA
- the hisIE gene encoding bifunctional phosphoribosyl-AMP cyclohydrolase/phosphoribosyl-ATP diphosphatase HisIE, protein MKIDWEKVGGLLPAVVQESSSGEVLMLAYMNEEALNLSLKTGFAHYFSRTKNRIWKKGEESGNTQAIDEIFLDCDNDTILLKVVQNGGIACHTGAKSCFFRKISGDGGESNLASDDGQNLTREQNLNQAKKPIYGIIDEVYHAILDRKLNADPQTSYVASLFKKGENAILKKVGEEATELVMACKDASVRKNETSQFDSAANGGQISSNLTQNENFAKISNENAANKNSQTETSQNQKPKTPTEEIIYEAADLCFHSLVALALHGIHPDRVKAELARRFGLSGIEEKNSRKG, encoded by the coding sequence ATGAAAATAGATTGGGAAAAAGTGGGCGGCCTTTTGCCTGCCGTCGTTCAAGAAAGCTCGAGCGGCGAGGTTTTGATGCTTGCTTATATGAACGAAGAGGCGCTAAATTTGAGCCTAAAAACCGGCTTTGCGCACTATTTTTCGCGCACGAAAAACCGTATCTGGAAAAAGGGCGAGGAGAGCGGAAATACGCAGGCCATAGATGAGATTTTCCTTGACTGCGACAACGACACTATACTGCTCAAAGTCGTTCAAAACGGCGGCATAGCCTGCCACACCGGCGCAAAATCGTGCTTTTTTAGAAAGATTTCTGGAGACGGCGGCGAGTCAAATTTAGCTAGCGATGATGGGCAAAATTTGACGCGAGAGCAAAATTTAAACCAAGCCAAAAAGCCGATCTACGGCATAATCGACGAGGTTTATCACGCGATATTAGACCGCAAGCTAAATGCCGATCCGCAGACTTCATACGTCGCGAGCTTGTTTAAAAAGGGCGAAAACGCAATCCTAAAAAAAGTTGGCGAGGAGGCCACGGAGCTCGTGATGGCGTGCAAGGACGCCTCGGTGCGCAAAAACGAAACTTCGCAGTTTGACTCTGCCGCAAACGGTGGTCAAATTTCGTCAAATTTAACCCAAAACGAAAATTTTGCTAAAATTTCAAACGAAAACGCCGCAAACAAAAACAGCCAAACTGAGACATCTCAAAACCAAAAGCCAAAAACGCCGACCGAGGAGATCATCTACGAGGCGGCCGACCTGTGCTTTCACTCGCTCGTGGCACTAGCGCTACACGGCATTCACCCTGACCGCGTCAAGGCCGAGCTCGCGCGCCGTTTCGGACTAAGCGGTATCGAGGAAAAAAACTCGCGAAAAGGCTAG
- a CDS encoding DUF2393 family protein yields the protein MINELKQGLNFYLTHLGWVDFAAYIWMFLTFLALVSLCIYVASKSFFAGFALMIVTIAGLGCGAYFMPKLLDENLRTRSLELVSTKQLEYSNTLLVDLRLTNLSKKPFNYCEIGLSFYKNSGNTLRRYANELKPFLRENIVLKDALDINATREITHVVNNFRAQDYNVTTSSECF from the coding sequence ATGATAAACGAACTAAAACAAGGCTTAAATTTCTATCTGACGCACCTTGGCTGGGTGGATTTTGCCGCCTATATCTGGATGTTTTTGACCTTTTTAGCGCTTGTTTCGCTTTGCATTTACGTCGCGTCAAAGTCCTTTTTCGCGGGCTTTGCGCTGATGATCGTTACTATCGCGGGGCTTGGATGCGGGGCGTATTTTATGCCTAAGCTTTTAGATGAAAATTTGCGAACCCGCTCGCTCGAGCTAGTCTCAACCAAGCAGCTTGAGTACTCAAACACGTTGCTTGTGGATCTGCGCCTCACAAATCTCTCCAAAAAACCGTTTAACTACTGCGAAATCGGGCTTAGCTTTTACAAAAACTCGGGCAATACGCTGCGCCGATACGCAAACGAGCTAAAGCCGTTTTTGAGAGAAAATATCGTGCTAAAAGACGCGCTAGACATAAACGCGACGCGCGAGATCACGCACGTGGTAAATAACTTTCGCGCACAGGACTACAACGTAACGACAAGTTCGGAGTGCTTTTGA
- a CDS encoding DUF2393 family protein yields the protein MEGYFNVFHFIAIAVLALLSMLFALISRGEKNPKFFKIYIAINVIATLTLGYFFMMIVDKYTKKAVLTEFSGHRVLRNETIVFKGLLRNTGEFSIANCDLTVKLINNPVSKDTIAGSIFKPSGLSLSSRSDERSNVAEITASVAKNIAPKQIRNFSLSMPYPSYFANTQTITKLECR from the coding sequence ATGGAAGGGTATTTTAACGTATTTCACTTCATCGCGATTGCGGTTTTGGCGCTACTATCGATGCTTTTCGCGCTGATATCGCGCGGCGAAAAAAACCCGAAATTTTTTAAAATTTACATTGCGATAAACGTAATAGCGACGCTGACGCTTGGATATTTTTTCATGATGATCGTGGATAAATACACCAAAAAGGCCGTGCTGACGGAGTTTTCAGGCCACCGCGTACTAAGAAACGAAACCATCGTGTTTAAGGGCTTGCTGCGAAATACGGGCGAGTTTAGCATCGCAAACTGCGATCTGACTGTTAAGCTCATCAATAATCCCGTGAGTAAGGACACGATCGCAGGTTCCATCTTTAAGCCTAGCGGACTATCGCTATCTTCGCGCAGCGACGAGCGCTCAAACGTCGCGGAGATCACCGCTAGCGTCGCTAAAAATATCGCGCCGAAGCAGATACGAAATTTTAGCCTCTCGATGCCGTATCCGTCGTACTTTGCTAATACCCAAACGATAACAAAGCTGGAGTGCAGATAG
- the aqpZ gene encoding aquaporin Z: MKKYLAEFFGTFWLVFGGCGSAVFAAAFPELGIGFVGVSLAFGLTVLTMAYAVGHISGGHFNPAVSVGLLVGGRFDKKDFVPYVIAQVIGAIAAAAVLYLIASGKAGFDATASGFASNGYGEHSPNGYSLVSALVAEVVLTAFFLIIILGATDERAPKGFAPIAIGLGLTLIHLISIPITNTSVNPARSTGVAIFQGGWALEQLWLFWVAPIVGAIIGAIIYKVMGCTCGCCKSAK; encoded by the coding sequence ATGAAAAAATATTTAGCTGAGTTTTTTGGTACATTTTGGTTAGTTTTTGGAGGTTGCGGCAGTGCAGTATTTGCAGCGGCTTTCCCAGAGCTTGGTATCGGATTTGTCGGAGTTTCGCTAGCATTTGGCCTTACGGTTCTTACGATGGCTTACGCAGTTGGTCACATCAGCGGCGGCCACTTCAATCCAGCTGTATCAGTTGGCCTACTAGTTGGCGGAAGATTTGACAAAAAAGACTTCGTGCCTTACGTCATCGCACAAGTTATCGGAGCGATCGCAGCTGCTGCCGTGCTATATCTTATCGCTTCAGGTAAGGCTGGATTTGACGCTACTGCGAGTGGTTTTGCTAGCAACGGATACGGCGAGCACTCACCAAATGGCTACAGTCTAGTTTCAGCGCTAGTTGCTGAGGTGGTTTTAACTGCGTTTTTCCTTATCATCATCTTAGGTGCGACTGATGAGCGTGCGCCAAAAGGCTTTGCACCGATCGCTATTGGCCTTGGTTTAACACTTATCCACCTTATCTCGATACCTATCACAAACACGTCAGTTAACCCAGCTCGTTCAACCGGCGTTGCGATATTTCAGGGCGGTTGGGCATTAGAGCAGCTTTGGCTTTTCTGGGTTGCGCCTATCGTTGGAGCGATCATCGGAGCCATCATCTATAAAGTTATGGGCTGCACATGCGGCTGCTGCAAAAGCGCAAAATAA
- a CDS encoding bifunctional metallophosphatase/5'-nucleotidase, with product MNPTPHLKKLTLLHSNDLHGDFLAEQVDDKLVGGVSMLSGYINQVRQTEKNVIYAIAGDMFRGSIIDSEYKGISTIEIMNALAPDIATVGNHELDYGIPHLLFIEKCAQFPIINANLFIKTNHARLFPPCYIMELDGMKILFIGIITDAVLAQAKQDHLIGSFIGIEEAAQEVGRICNTYNRIDIDFTVLLTHIGFESDKELAAMLRPEWGVDLIIGGHSHTLMEQPYVVNDILIAQVGVGTDQIGRFDIVVNTDTNSIESYKWQCIPITDKYCPVDEQIENLIRKYKSVTDQKYTRVITRFSCPLTHQQRNTETALGNLFADIFKNSLGIDIMLLGSGSIRGEKLGLIVEYGGLVEIFPYDDGVYMLKVDGRTFRQMMRYMLRDDAFLGKTEFYQLSQGIKLAYSRSRQEIVSLTYQGVEMPDDGIFTVGLQNYHYCNLESFFGVSFEHVKTFGAPKMISTSCLDILAEYLNSHKAIRQDVEGRLTILD from the coding sequence ATGAATCCCACACCGCATCTAAAAAAATTAACCCTACTTCACTCCAATGATTTGCATGGAGACTTTTTGGCTGAGCAAGTGGACGACAAGCTAGTAGGCGGCGTCTCTATGCTGTCAGGCTATATAAATCAAGTTCGTCAGACCGAGAAAAACGTCATCTACGCTATTGCCGGTGATATGTTTCGAGGCTCCATTATCGATTCGGAGTACAAAGGGATTTCCACGATCGAGATCATGAATGCTTTAGCGCCAGATATCGCTACAGTAGGCAATCACGAGCTAGATTACGGTATTCCGCATTTATTATTTATAGAAAAGTGCGCCCAGTTTCCCATCATAAACGCAAATTTGTTTATCAAAACCAATCACGCCCGTCTATTTCCGCCTTGCTACATTATGGAGCTTGACGGCATGAAAATCCTTTTTATCGGTATCATTACCGATGCGGTTTTGGCGCAGGCCAAGCAAGACCACCTGATCGGTTCTTTCATCGGAATCGAAGAGGCGGCGCAAGAGGTCGGGCGAATCTGCAACACATACAACCGAATCGATATCGATTTTACGGTTTTGCTGACCCATATCGGTTTTGAATCAGATAAAGAGCTAGCCGCCATGCTACGACCCGAATGGGGCGTCGATCTGATTATCGGAGGGCATTCTCATACCTTGATGGAGCAACCATATGTCGTCAATGATATTTTGATTGCGCAAGTAGGCGTAGGCACCGACCAAATCGGGCGGTTTGATATCGTAGTTAATACCGACACCAACAGCATCGAAAGCTATAAATGGCAGTGTATCCCTATAACCGACAAGTACTGCCCGGTCGATGAACAAATAGAGAATTTGATTCGAAAATATAAGAGCGTAACCGATCAAAAATATACTCGCGTCATCACCCGCTTTAGCTGTCCGCTAACGCACCAGCAGCGCAACACCGAAACGGCTTTGGGAAATTTGTTTGCCGATATTTTCAAAAACAGCCTAGGCATAGATATTATGTTGCTTGGCTCAGGCAGTATTCGCGGCGAGAAGCTGGGGCTGATTGTAGAATACGGCGGTTTGGTCGAGATTTTTCCATACGACGACGGCGTTTATATGCTAAAAGTGGACGGCCGAACCTTTCGCCAAATGATGCGCTATATGCTAAGGGACGACGCCTTTTTGGGTAAAACGGAATTTTATCAGTTATCGCAGGGTATCAAACTTGCCTATTCACGCTCCCGCCAAGAAATCGTAAGTCTAACTTATCAGGGCGTGGAAATGCCCGATGATGGTATTTTTACGGTCGGTTTGCAAAACTATCATTACTGTAACCTTGAAAGCTTCTTTGGCGTCAGTTTTGAGCACGTGAAAACTTTCGGCGCTCCTAAGATGATTTCTACTTCTTGCTTGGATATTCTGGCGGAGTATTTAAATTCGCACAAAGCTATTCGGCAAGACGTAGAGGGGCGATTAACGATTTTGGATTAA
- a CDS encoding tetratricopeptide repeat protein has protein sequence MPCDSEIVTEYYKKCCDYSKNKVQLCCEKGYPKELEEKRDAACKAKDAKSCGTLASIAHRQKNYEKSFNYAKKGCDSGKDDTSCKLLAYMYYYGQGVEKDYKKSFNLYEGLCDRDIYDMCAILSHFYTDGVGIKQDIKKGKKILEKLCYDKYKEGCANLAVLYESDQYGMKDEKKATELYTIACKDDPKSPSCDKIGGTSKRLEFFCTEKKRGYSCVELADTYYRNDLEKKLYFYNKACEIGFERACGQIASITEQKEVSEKRKSACEEKNDGEACFQIASSYNYDPKNQLYFYEKACEYGYAQGCYEAVKYTNDPEKKLYFFDRGCEYGLAYTCLYASDLVRGDNNKAMEYGYKACKLGDTATCKRIEGIAKKACDGGDQDGCKWLDTIKNRK, from the coding sequence ATGCCTTGCGATTCGGAAATAGTCACGGAGTACTATAAAAAGTGTTGCGATTATTCAAAAAACAAGGTCCAGCTATGCTGCGAAAAGGGCTATCCAAAAGAGCTTGAGGAAAAGCGCGATGCGGCTTGCAAAGCAAAAGATGCTAAAAGTTGCGGCACGCTAGCCTCCATCGCACACAGACAAAAAAACTATGAAAAGTCGTTTAATTACGCAAAAAAGGGCTGCGATTCCGGAAAGGACGATACTTCTTGTAAGCTTCTTGCCTATATGTATTATTACGGTCAGGGCGTAGAAAAGGATTATAAAAAATCGTTTAATCTATATGAAGGATTGTGCGATAGAGATATATACGATATGTGCGCTATCCTGAGCCACTTCTATACGGATGGCGTAGGCATAAAACAAGACATCAAAAAGGGCAAGAAAATTTTAGAAAAACTTTGCTACGATAAATATAAAGAAGGCTGCGCCAATCTAGCTGTACTCTATGAAAGCGATCAATACGGCATGAAAGACGAGAAAAAAGCGACGGAACTCTACACTATCGCTTGCAAAGACGATCCAAAAAGTCCGTCGTGCGACAAGATAGGCGGCACGAGCAAGAGGCTTGAGTTTTTTTGTACCGAAAAAAAGCGCGGTTATAGTTGCGTTGAGCTGGCAGATACTTATTACAGAAACGATCTGGAAAAAAAGTTATATTTTTACAACAAAGCTTGCGAAATCGGATTTGAACGCGCTTGCGGCCAAATTGCTAGTATCACCGAGCAAAAAGAAGTTTCAGAAAAACGAAAATCTGCTTGCGAAGAAAAAAATGACGGCGAAGCTTGCTTCCAGATAGCAAGCTCCTACAACTACGATCCGAAAAATCAGCTATATTTTTACGAAAAAGCTTGCGAATACGGATATGCGCAGGGATGCTATGAGGCCGTAAAATACACTAACGATCCGGAAAAGAAGTTGTATTTTTTTGACAGAGGTTGCGAGTACGGGCTTGCGTATACGTGCCTCTATGCTTCAGACCTCGTAAGAGGAGATAATAACAAAGCGATGGAATATGGATACAAAGCATGCAAGCTAGGTGATACTGCAACTTGCAAAAGAATTGAGGGAATCGCTAAGAAGGCTTGCGACGGAGGCGATCAAGACGGTTGCAAGTGGCTAGATACAATAAAAAATCGTAAATAA